The following coding sequences lie in one Allochromatium vinosum DSM 180 genomic window:
- a CDS encoding SCO family protein, whose protein sequence is MKRSSIAILLAAAVSAGILSCLEPGPASESSQAPLELATPPTGGDFTLDSAAGPVRLSDLRGQAVLIYFGYTACPDICPTNLVSIAKALRSLHPAELDRTRVLFVSVDPERDDPEHLARYVAYFHPNVLGLTGTPEQLAQVAKRYGAAYQRVEDTGSAMGYLIDHSAFTAVVDPNGRLVQTLGHASPPETIRAAIRTALGTEP, encoded by the coding sequence ATGAAGCGCTCGTCGATCGCCATACTGCTGGCAGCCGCCGTATCGGCCGGAATCCTGTCGTGCTTGGAGCCGGGTCCAGCGTCCGAATCCAGCCAGGCTCCACTGGAGCTGGCCACGCCGCCGACGGGAGGGGATTTTACACTGGATTCGGCCGCCGGCCCCGTGCGTTTGAGCGATCTGCGCGGGCAGGCGGTGCTGATCTATTTCGGCTACACGGCCTGCCCAGACATCTGCCCAACCAATCTGGTCTCGATCGCCAAGGCGCTGCGTTCATTGCACCCTGCCGAGTTGGACCGCACGCGCGTGCTCTTCGTCAGCGTCGACCCCGAGCGCGACGATCCTGAACATCTGGCGAGATATGTCGCCTATTTCCATCCCAACGTCCTGGGTCTCACCGGAACGCCCGAGCAGTTGGCCCAGGTCGCCAAACGCTATGGCGCGGCCTATCAACGTGTCGAAGACACCGGCTCGGCCATGGGCTATCTGATCGATCACTCGGCCTTCACCGCTGTCGTCGACCCGAATGGACGCCTGGTCCAGACGCTCGGCCACGCCAGTCCGCCCGAGACGATCCGGGCAGCAATTCGCACGGCGCTCGGCACCGAACCTTGA
- a CDS encoding copper chaperone PCu(A)C — protein MHAIRTLFAGVLLSGASLTLSAAGLEVGDPYVRAVPPGQSNSAAFMSLRNISTEDQALIGAESPAAETVELHTHVEENGLMRMRRIGRIVLPAGETTTLAPGGLHVMLIGLKSELTPGQNVELTLIQDDGERMVIQAPVRRLEPMHHAAH, from the coding sequence ATGCATGCCATCCGCACCCTGTTTGCCGGCGTACTCCTGTCGGGCGCCAGCCTCACGCTCAGTGCCGCCGGTCTGGAGGTCGGCGATCCCTATGTCCGCGCCGTACCGCCCGGGCAGTCCAACAGTGCCGCCTTCATGTCGTTGCGCAACATCTCGACCGAGGACCAGGCGCTGATCGGTGCCGAGAGTCCGGCCGCCGAGACCGTCGAGCTGCACACCCATGTCGAGGAGAACGGCCTGATGCGCATGCGCCGGATCGGGCGCATCGTGTTACCGGCTGGCGAGACCACGACGCTGGCGCCCGGTGGACTCCATGTCATGCTGATCGGACTCAAGTCCGAGCTGACTCCCGGCCAGAACGTCGAGCTGACCCTGATTCAGGACGACGGCGAGCGTATGGTGATCCAGGCTCCCGTGCGCCGCCTGGAACCCATGCATCACGCGGCGCATTGA